The proteins below come from a single Asanoa ferruginea genomic window:
- a CDS encoding MFS transporter: MPEVEASEDRERPLRSPAFRWYFAGRSISMAGSFMSPVALAFGVLELTDNASWLSAVISASFVPMVATMLLGGGIADRYRRDTVLRLTSLGAGLTQACVAVLLLTHQHPALLLPFAAVNGVLQGLTTPALRGIVSNLAVGRGLQQASSLLASAGNTARIVGPTTAGLLTASVGGGWAIAADAASFLLAAAMFARISLPDLPPRAVGAPTMRTEMREGWAYFRSQTWIWTVTLAFAVFNATNMGFWQILGPTIANDTIGAAGWGLVLSARGVGALLASVVLVKVALMRRPMVPALSAMALATAPLILLGTGANTFWLAAASLLGGVVAEFFTVVWETVNYTHIPERLLSRVGAHDEFWSSASLPIGQLSAPPLAAAFGTTAVAVAGGGTAAAAMLLASLVPSLRRIEIHRTPDPADGQSRAEQQTTPT; encoded by the coding sequence GTGCCCGAGGTCGAAGCATCTGAGGATCGCGAACGGCCGCTGCGGTCACCCGCCTTCCGGTGGTATTTCGCCGGCCGCTCGATCTCCATGGCCGGCAGCTTCATGTCGCCCGTCGCCCTGGCCTTCGGGGTCCTCGAACTGACCGACAACGCGAGCTGGTTGTCCGCGGTCATCAGTGCCTCGTTCGTGCCGATGGTCGCGACGATGCTCCTCGGCGGCGGCATCGCCGACCGCTACCGCCGGGACACCGTGCTCCGGCTGACCAGCCTCGGTGCCGGCCTCACCCAGGCCTGCGTCGCGGTCCTCCTGCTCACCCACCAGCACCCGGCGCTGCTGCTGCCGTTCGCAGCGGTCAACGGCGTCCTTCAGGGACTCACCACCCCGGCTTTGCGCGGCATCGTCTCGAACCTGGCCGTCGGACGCGGTCTCCAGCAGGCCAGCTCCCTACTGGCCTCCGCCGGAAACACCGCCCGCATCGTCGGGCCGACCACCGCCGGCCTGCTGACCGCCTCGGTCGGCGGCGGCTGGGCGATCGCCGCGGACGCCGCCTCCTTCCTGCTGGCCGCGGCCATGTTCGCCCGGATCTCACTGCCTGACCTACCGCCGCGCGCCGTCGGTGCGCCCACGATGCGCACCGAGATGCGGGAGGGCTGGGCCTACTTCCGGTCGCAGACGTGGATCTGGACGGTGACGCTCGCCTTCGCCGTCTTCAACGCCACCAACATGGGCTTCTGGCAGATCCTCGGCCCGACGATCGCGAACGACACGATCGGGGCCGCGGGCTGGGGCCTGGTGCTGAGCGCCCGCGGAGTCGGGGCGCTGCTGGCCAGCGTGGTGCTGGTGAAGGTGGCGCTGATGCGGCGCCCGATGGTGCCGGCCCTGTCGGCGATGGCGCTGGCCACTGCCCCGCTCATCCTGCTCGGCACCGGCGCGAACACGTTCTGGCTGGCCGCGGCGTCGCTGCTCGGCGGCGTGGTCGCCGAGTTCTTCACGGTCGTCTGGGAGACCGTCAACTACACCCACATCCCCGAGCGGCTGCTCTCGCGCGTCGGTGCCCACGACGAGTTCTGGTCGTCGGCGTCGTTACCCATCGGTCAGCTGTCCGCTCCTCCCCTCGCGGCCGCGTTCGGGACGACAGCGGTCGCTGTCGCGGGTGGCGGGACCGCCGCGGCAGCGATGCTCCTCGCGTCCTTGGTCCCATCCCTGCGGCGGATCGAGATACATCGGACGCCGGACCCAGCTGACGGGCAGTCCAGAGCCGAGCAGCAAACCACCCCGACGTAG
- a CDS encoding MFS transporter, producing the protein MLRDVLPHRPEARRLLAATFFSATGRGLTLPFMFIYLTKVRDIPSGTAGLIIAWLAVCALTIGPIGGWAVDRYGARRVLLPLLLVEAAGVGSVGFADTAWHALLSVTLIGAGTGVVWAANNTILSSVTDGLERQKTFGLSFALLNLGIGTGTVIAGAIVDLDRPGTFQLIYLIDAVLYLVPFINLLTMRGVGRRIVSADPTPTQQRQPGYREVFAHRGFRRLLAFSIVLTISGYAQIEVGFTAFSIDVAHVGPQTVAYAFTANTLVIVLAQLFVVRLIQGRSRTRLLSLVGVIMAASWLVLGVAGAVDGRNLAISAVAVIACAAVFAFGETLLSPISPTLLNALATDELRGRFNALGSMVWGISGIVGPITAAPLIGGGHSTIWLGLTVAGCLTAALLSASLRKVITADQDGRGGPAATDDTTTLAPTALEANVAPPPPTDGRDLPATSRRAVPDRS; encoded by the coding sequence ATGCTGCGCGACGTCCTGCCCCACCGACCCGAGGCCCGCCGGCTGCTGGCCGCGACCTTCTTCTCGGCCACCGGCCGGGGCCTGACGCTGCCGTTCATGTTCATCTACCTGACCAAGGTCAGAGACATCCCGTCCGGCACCGCGGGCCTGATCATCGCCTGGCTGGCCGTGTGCGCCCTGACCATCGGCCCGATCGGCGGCTGGGCCGTCGACCGCTACGGCGCGCGCCGGGTCCTGCTGCCGTTGCTCCTGGTCGAGGCCGCCGGGGTGGGCAGCGTCGGCTTCGCGGACACGGCCTGGCACGCCCTCCTCTCGGTGACACTGATCGGCGCCGGCACCGGCGTGGTCTGGGCGGCCAACAACACGATCCTGTCCTCGGTCACCGACGGCCTCGAGCGCCAGAAGACGTTCGGCCTGAGCTTCGCCCTGCTCAACCTCGGCATCGGCACCGGCACGGTCATCGCCGGCGCGATCGTCGACCTCGACCGCCCCGGCACCTTCCAACTCATCTACCTGATCGACGCGGTGCTCTACCTGGTGCCCTTCATCAACCTGCTGACCATGCGCGGCGTCGGCCGCCGCATCGTGTCTGCCGACCCCACGCCGACCCAGCAACGCCAACCGGGCTACCGCGAGGTCTTCGCCCACCGCGGCTTCCGCCGCCTGCTGGCGTTCAGCATCGTGCTGACGATCAGCGGCTACGCCCAGATCGAGGTGGGTTTCACCGCTTTCTCGATCGACGTGGCCCACGTGGGCCCGCAGACGGTGGCCTACGCCTTCACCGCCAACACGTTGGTCATCGTGCTGGCCCAGTTGTTCGTCGTGCGCCTGATCCAGGGCCGCAGCCGCACCCGCCTGCTCTCGTTGGTCGGCGTCATCATGGCCGCATCCTGGCTGGTCCTCGGCGTGGCCGGGGCGGTCGACGGCCGCAACCTGGCGATCTCGGCGGTGGCGGTCATCGCCTGCGCGGCCGTGTTCGCCTTCGGCGAGACCCTGTTGTCGCCGATCAGCCCAACCCTGCTCAACGCCCTGGCCACCGACGAACTCCGCGGCCGCTTCAACGCCCTGGGCTCCATGGTCTGGGGCATCAGCGGCATCGTCGGCCCGATCACCGCGGCCCCCCTCATCGGCGGCGGCCACAGCACGATCTGGCTCGGTCTCACGGTGGCCGGCTGCCTAACGGCCGCGCTGCTGTCGGCATCGTTGCGCAAGGTAATCACCGCCGACCAGGACGGCCGCGGCGGCCCCGCCGCGACCGACGACACCACTACGCTCGCGCCGACGGCTCTCGAAGCAAACGTCGCGCCGCCGCCTCCTACCGACGGCCGCGACCTGCCAGCCACCTCCCGCCGCGCGGTCCCCGATCGTTCGTGA
- a CDS encoding right-handed parallel beta-helix repeat-containing protein gives MHRTVLAILSAAGVALIGALPSAPAAASAPVESITVYVGSAAGAAPSGARDGLRRDTAVATVEQAQEVLRAKKAVNATILVDGATFRPSAPVQVTWSPPGGRLTLGTVGVLAATTDCNTFDDLNPALEYGMVLTADNVTINNYVFQNCRNGGIRAMGTSGNRISGLIVENSTFQRLGGYWQGGPGNGYGGIHATYADYIWIENNLFSNLRNSESPASMHGVYLANYTYNTTIYNNRFEQISGDAVRTRNRGDNTIVDLNKFWKVGAYAVFSDWRFNSEGCSTDGLFDRNQVGNTTFNNDRWNEDAQGSINPVRVRLWGHDTATNANLYGCPSDPIVFGGSNVYVTSRPW, from the coding sequence ATGCACAGGACAGTCCTGGCCATCCTCAGCGCGGCGGGAGTCGCGCTGATCGGAGCCCTGCCGTCGGCACCAGCCGCGGCTTCGGCGCCAGTCGAGTCGATCACCGTATATGTGGGAAGCGCGGCCGGAGCCGCCCCATCGGGTGCCCGTGACGGCCTGCGCCGCGACACCGCTGTCGCCACCGTGGAGCAGGCGCAGGAGGTACTGCGCGCCAAGAAGGCCGTGAACGCGACGATCCTGGTGGACGGCGCTACCTTTCGCCCCTCGGCTCCTGTCCAGGTGACCTGGTCTCCGCCGGGCGGGCGGCTCACGCTCGGCACCGTTGGTGTCCTGGCGGCGACAACCGACTGCAACACCTTCGACGACCTCAACCCTGCCCTCGAGTACGGCATGGTGCTGACCGCGGACAACGTGACCATCAACAACTATGTCTTCCAGAACTGTCGCAACGGCGGCATCCGGGCCATGGGCACGTCGGGTAACCGGATCTCGGGCCTGATCGTCGAGAACAGCACGTTCCAGCGGCTGGGTGGCTACTGGCAGGGCGGCCCTGGCAACGGCTATGGCGGCATCCACGCGACCTACGCCGACTACATCTGGATCGAGAACAACCTGTTCTCCAACCTGCGCAACTCCGAGAGCCCCGCGTCGATGCACGGTGTCTACCTGGCCAACTACACCTACAACACGACGATCTACAACAACCGGTTCGAGCAGATCTCCGGCGACGCGGTGCGTACGCGCAACCGTGGCGACAACACGATCGTCGACCTCAACAAGTTCTGGAAGGTCGGCGCGTACGCCGTGTTCAGCGACTGGCGCTTCAACAGTGAGGGGTGCAGCACCGACGGGCTGTTCGATCGCAATCAGGTAGGTAACACGACGTTCAACAACGACAGGTGGAACGAGGACGCGCAGGGGAGCATCAACCCGGTCCGTGTGCGCCTGTGGGGCCATGACACCGCGACCAACGCCAACCTCTACGGCTGCCCGAGCGACCCGATCGTCTTCGGCGGCAGCAACGTCTACGTGACCAGCCGCCCCTGGTAA
- a CDS encoding alkaline phosphatase family protein produces MPEDNQGQSPFTRRRLLGTGAAAALGAASLALPPNVQKALASPPKTSGRLRDIKHVVMLMQENRSFDHYFGTMSGVDGFDDPKALILRNGRSVFHQPWDGHPDGYVLPFHLDTKKLAGHALPSTDHGWVGQHEAWNGGKMDNWIPAHIPSDGENAPFTMGYLTREDIPFHYALAESFTVLDHYHCSVIGPTGPNRHMWMSGTIDVDGLAGGPSLTTSGPANQFSWKTYPKRLSEAGVSWKVYRQPGALTGAAAITKFTDFAQAQPGDGFYENGVATQPLGQFEYDCLNDSLPTVSWILPPAGYDEHPSTPGSAAAGAQFIAGKIDAIASNPEVWAKTVFILSYDENDGLFDHVVPPTPPAGTPDEFVFKTSNVGEQGRGWPNGLGYRVPCVIVSPWTAGGYVCSEVSDHTSQLRFLEHITGVKETNISAWRRKTCGDLTAAFRFDKRRAEAPTMPDTVADYNFTQYAINNLPKVEGPPAKQHMPRQEKGHRPHVG; encoded by the coding sequence ATGCCAGAGGACAACCAGGGCCAATCCCCATTCACCCGTCGACGACTTCTCGGGACCGGGGCTGCCGCCGCCCTCGGTGCCGCTTCGTTGGCGCTACCGCCGAACGTGCAGAAGGCGCTTGCCTCGCCGCCTAAGACCTCCGGTCGTCTCCGCGACATCAAGCACGTCGTGATGTTGATGCAGGAGAACCGCAGCTTCGACCACTACTTCGGCACGATGTCGGGCGTCGACGGCTTCGACGACCCGAAGGCGCTGATCCTGAGGAACGGCCGTTCCGTCTTCCACCAGCCCTGGGACGGTCACCCGGACGGTTACGTGCTGCCGTTCCACCTCGACACCAAGAAGCTTGCCGGCCACGCGCTGCCCTCCACCGACCACGGCTGGGTGGGCCAGCACGAGGCGTGGAACGGCGGCAAGATGGACAACTGGATCCCGGCGCACATTCCGAGCGACGGCGAGAACGCTCCGTTCACCATGGGCTACCTGACCCGTGAGGACATCCCGTTCCACTACGCACTGGCTGAGTCCTTCACCGTCCTGGACCACTACCACTGCTCGGTGATCGGCCCGACGGGCCCGAACCGGCACATGTGGATGTCGGGCACGATCGATGTCGACGGTCTGGCCGGCGGCCCCTCGCTGACCACCAGCGGTCCGGCCAACCAGTTCTCCTGGAAGACCTACCCGAAGCGACTCAGCGAAGCCGGCGTGAGCTGGAAGGTCTACCGCCAGCCCGGCGCCCTCACCGGAGCAGCCGCGATCACCAAGTTCACCGACTTCGCCCAGGCCCAGCCCGGCGACGGCTTCTACGAGAACGGCGTGGCGACCCAGCCCCTGGGTCAGTTCGAGTACGACTGCCTGAACGACTCGCTGCCGACAGTCAGCTGGATCCTGCCGCCGGCCGGTTACGACGAGCACCCGTCCACCCCGGGCTCGGCCGCGGCCGGCGCGCAGTTCATCGCGGGCAAGATCGACGCCATCGCGTCGAACCCCGAGGTGTGGGCCAAGACCGTCTTCATCCTGTCCTACGACGAGAACGACGGCCTCTTCGACCACGTCGTGCCGCCGACCCCGCCGGCCGGCACGCCGGACGAGTTCGTCTTCAAGACCTCCAACGTCGGTGAGCAGGGTCGGGGATGGCCCAACGGTCTCGGCTACCGCGTGCCGTGCGTCATCGTGTCGCCGTGGACCGCGGGCGGTTACGTCTGCTCCGAGGTCTCCGACCACACCTCGCAGTTGCGGTTCCTGGAGCACATCACCGGGGTCAAGGAAACCAACATCAGCGCGTGGCGCCGGAAAACCTGTGGTGACCTGACCGCGGCATTCCGGTTCGACAAGAGGCGGGCCGAGGCCCCGACGATGCCGGACACCGTGGCCGACTACAACTTCACCCAGTACGCGATCAACAACCTGCCGAAGGTGGAAGGGCCACCGGCGAAGCAGCACATGCCCAGGCAGGAGAAGGGCCACCGGCCGCACGTCGGCTGA
- a CDS encoding 2Fe-2S iron-sulfur cluster-binding protein produces MPKVVYVDHTGVERVVEAAVGESAMSAAVRNGVPGIIGECGGNVSCGTCHVWVRDEFLADVGGPGDMEDDLLDLAVGDRRAGSRLSCQIPLTAQLDGIVLDVPPEQVV; encoded by the coding sequence GTGCCTAAGGTCGTGTACGTCGATCACACAGGTGTGGAGCGCGTCGTCGAGGCCGCCGTGGGGGAGAGCGCGATGTCCGCCGCGGTGCGGAACGGCGTCCCGGGCATCATCGGCGAGTGCGGTGGCAACGTCTCATGTGGAACGTGTCACGTCTGGGTTCGCGACGAGTTCCTCGCGGACGTTGGCGGGCCCGGCGACATGGAGGACGACCTGCTCGACCTCGCGGTCGGTGACAGGCGGGCCGGCAGCCGGCTCTCCTGTCAGATACCGCTGACCGCGCAGCTCGACGGGATCGTTCTCGACGTTCCGCCGGAGCAGGTCGTCTGA
- a CDS encoding ABC transporter substrate-binding protein — MAQLLVTVTRTQGNNRALKAGTVSPARHPLTFNEVPVLVDGFRRMVRELAYDISEMALTTYLCAREHGVAFTALPIFLVRGFHHGAIVVRRDGEITKPSQLEGRRVGVNRGYTVTTGVWARAILALEHGLDLDSVTWVLSGDEHVQAYRPPANAVPAGPGKKLDQMLRDGEVDAVIGAPIDGPDVTPLIPAPEEAALAALRGYGLYPINHLVVVRDDVLAADPTIAPAVFEAFAESKRRYVAGLRLGAVNDSTDRMYARVMAETGADPLPYGIEPNRKVLELLTAQAVSQHILREPVDVDSLFAPSTVDLVG; from the coding sequence ATGGCGCAGCTGTTGGTGACCGTCACGCGGACCCAGGGCAACAACCGGGCCTTGAAGGCGGGCACGGTCTCGCCCGCCCGCCACCCGCTGACCTTCAACGAGGTGCCGGTGCTGGTCGACGGGTTCCGGCGGATGGTCCGCGAGCTGGCCTACGACATCAGCGAGATGGCGCTGACCACCTACCTGTGCGCGCGCGAACACGGCGTCGCCTTCACCGCGCTGCCCATCTTCCTGGTCCGCGGCTTCCACCACGGCGCCATTGTCGTCCGCCGCGATGGCGAGATCACCAAGCCGAGCCAGCTCGAGGGCCGCCGGGTCGGCGTCAACCGCGGCTACACCGTCACCACCGGCGTGTGGGCGCGCGCCATCCTCGCCCTCGAACACGGACTCGACCTCGACTCGGTGACCTGGGTGCTGTCCGGCGACGAACACGTCCAGGCCTACCGGCCGCCGGCCAACGCCGTCCCCGCGGGACCGGGCAAGAAGCTCGACCAGATGCTGCGCGACGGCGAGGTGGACGCGGTGATCGGCGCACCGATCGACGGCCCCGACGTCACACCGCTGATCCCCGCACCGGAGGAGGCGGCGCTCGCCGCCCTGCGCGGCTACGGCCTCTACCCGATCAACCACCTCGTGGTCGTCCGTGACGACGTGCTGGCGGCCGACCCGACCATCGCCCCGGCGGTCTTCGAGGCCTTCGCCGAGTCCAAGCGCCGCTACGTCGCAGGTTTGCGGCTCGGAGCGGTCAACGACTCGACCGACCGGATGTACGCCCGGGTCATGGCCGAGACCGGCGCCGACCCGCTGCCGTACGGGATCGAACCGAACCGCAAGGTCCTCGAGCTCTTGACCGCTCAGGCTGTCTCTCAGCACATCCTGCGCGAGCCGGTCGACGTCGATTCGCTCTTCGCACCGTCTACGGTGGACCTCGTCGGCTGA
- a CDS encoding zinc-dependent alcohol dehydrogenase: MPELVRAAVRVSAGRTELQELPMPEIDDDSALLRVEVAGICGTDVKIYANPPSMIHGPVIMGHENVGVIARAGRNFQRRHGLGEGDRVFVEHYVGCYTCEWCRIGEYRHCEATDWRTNPDARRYGYTSAANPGTLWGGFADFMYLPWNAVLHKVPDTVTPELAGLVTPLSNGIEWALLAAGVGYSSTVLIQGPGQQGLSQVVAAKQAGAAQIIVTGTTRDKARLDLAQELGADHVIDIRQEDPLERVRELTGGRGVDFVLDCTSRAGVAPVLLGIEALKRREGVLLIQGELAAFPDFPVKQLTEKAITIKSARGHSYRACELALAQLASHRFPLEKLATHRFALEQVDHAIRVLAGETDDDAIHISLMPDLATSARRQEA, encoded by the coding sequence ATGCCCGAATTGGTACGTGCGGCGGTGCGGGTCTCGGCGGGTAGGACCGAACTGCAAGAGCTTCCGATGCCGGAGATCGACGACGACTCGGCCCTGCTGCGGGTCGAGGTCGCCGGCATCTGCGGCACCGACGTGAAGATCTACGCGAACCCGCCGAGCATGATCCACGGTCCGGTGATCATGGGTCATGAGAATGTCGGCGTCATCGCGCGCGCGGGTCGCAACTTCCAGCGCCGCCACGGCCTGGGTGAGGGTGACCGCGTCTTCGTCGAGCACTACGTCGGCTGCTACACCTGCGAATGGTGCCGGATCGGCGAATACCGGCACTGCGAGGCGACCGACTGGCGCACCAACCCCGATGCCCGCCGCTACGGCTACACCTCGGCCGCGAACCCGGGCACGCTGTGGGGCGGCTTCGCCGACTTCATGTACCTGCCCTGGAACGCCGTGCTGCACAAGGTGCCCGACACCGTCACCCCGGAGCTCGCCGGCCTGGTGACACCGCTGTCCAACGGCATCGAGTGGGCGTTGCTCGCCGCCGGCGTCGGCTACAGCAGCACCGTGCTCATCCAGGGGCCGGGGCAGCAGGGGCTGTCCCAGGTGGTCGCCGCGAAGCAGGCCGGGGCCGCGCAGATCATCGTCACCGGCACGACCCGCGACAAGGCCCGGCTCGACCTGGCCCAGGAACTCGGTGCCGACCACGTCATCGACATCCGCCAGGAGGATCCGCTGGAGCGGGTCAGGGAGCTCACCGGCGGACGCGGCGTCGACTTCGTCCTCGACTGCACCTCCCGGGCGGGCGTCGCGCCCGTGCTCCTCGGCATCGAGGCGCTCAAGCGGCGGGAGGGTGTCCTGCTCATCCAGGGCGAACTCGCGGCGTTCCCGGATTTCCCGGTCAAGCAGCTCACGGAGAAGGCGATCACCATCAAGAGTGCGCGCGGCCACTCCTACCGGGCGTGTGAGCTCGCCTTGGCGCAGCTCGCGTCCCACCGCTTCCCGCTGGAGAAGCTCGCCACCCATCGGTTCGCGCTGGAGCAGGTCGACCACGCGATCCGGGTGCTGGCCGGCGAGACCGACGACGACGCCATCCACATCTCGCTGATGCCTGACCTGGCGACCTCGGCCCGGCGCCAAGAGGCCTGA
- a CDS encoding FadR/GntR family transcriptional regulator: MATAKTPPAAWAGDDADMFKAVSLNRVSQVIVDQIKLLLRQGRLKPGDRLPSERDLCERFGVSRVTVREALRVLEANGLVDIRVGARGGAFVTSPTSQQIGEGLADLLNLSPLTAADVTEARQVFELGIIPLLVERATDEDIAALREMVAVHKAALDRGEYDMSMSADFHVRVAACTHNPAIEMLVQSFHGPLLMSLVEAKVTAPLMGHKGTQEHAEFIRAIAARDADRAIAIMTKHLKRTADRVRRSS, from the coding sequence ATGGCTACCGCCAAAACTCCGCCCGCCGCCTGGGCCGGCGACGACGCCGACATGTTCAAGGCGGTGTCGCTCAATCGGGTGTCGCAGGTGATCGTCGACCAGATCAAGCTGTTGCTGCGGCAGGGCCGGCTCAAGCCCGGCGACCGGCTGCCCAGCGAGCGTGACCTGTGTGAGCGGTTCGGCGTGAGTCGGGTGACGGTGCGTGAGGCGTTGCGGGTGTTGGAGGCCAACGGTCTGGTCGACATCCGGGTGGGCGCTCGTGGTGGCGCGTTTGTCACTTCGCCGACGTCGCAGCAGATCGGGGAGGGGCTGGCGGATCTGCTCAACCTGTCGCCGTTGACCGCCGCCGACGTGACCGAGGCCCGTCAGGTGTTCGAGTTGGGCATCATTCCGCTGCTGGTGGAGCGGGCGACCGATGAGGACATCGCCGCCCTCCGTGAGATGGTCGCGGTTCACAAGGCGGCGCTCGACCGCGGCGAATACGACATGTCGATGTCGGCCGACTTCCACGTCCGTGTGGCTGCGTGCACCCACAACCCGGCCATCGAGATGCTCGTCCAGTCGTTCCACGGGCCGCTGCTGATGTCGTTGGTCGAGGCGAAGGTGACGGCGCCGCTGATGGGCCACAAGGGCACCCAGGAGCACGCCGAGTTCATCCGCGCGATCGCCGCCCGCGACGCCGACCGGGCCATCGCGATCATGACCAAACACCTGAAGCGCACGGCCGATCGCGTACGCCGCTCGTCCTAG
- a CDS encoding CbbQ/NirQ/NorQ/GpvN family protein, with protein MTSTRLSHAVEPFYLPVRDEVELFSAAYEQRIPVLLKGPTGSGKTRFVEHMAWRLFGDRPDAPAEPLVTVSCHDDLTSADLVGRYLLSGEGTTWLDGPLTKAVRSGALCYLDEVVEARKDTTVILHALTDHRRMLPIERLGTTIQAHDDFLLVISYNPGYQVATKDLKPSTRQRFMAIEFDYPASDLETQIIAHEADLDETRAGQLAFLGEQLRRLGEAGVIDGPGTRLLVHVGELMVKGIAPRRACEVGLVQALSDDSDVQRAIVDVVSAIFPE; from the coding sequence ATGACGAGTACGCGGCTGAGCCATGCTGTCGAACCGTTCTACCTTCCGGTGCGCGACGAGGTGGAACTCTTCTCCGCGGCCTACGAGCAGCGAATCCCGGTGCTGCTCAAGGGTCCGACCGGTAGCGGCAAGACCCGGTTCGTCGAACACATGGCGTGGCGCCTGTTCGGAGACCGGCCCGATGCCCCGGCCGAGCCGCTCGTCACGGTCAGCTGCCACGACGACCTGACGTCGGCCGATCTGGTGGGCCGCTATCTGCTCTCGGGCGAGGGAACCACCTGGCTCGACGGCCCGCTCACCAAGGCGGTGCGCAGCGGTGCGCTGTGCTACCTCGACGAGGTGGTCGAGGCCCGCAAGGATACGACCGTCATCCTGCACGCCCTCACGGACCACCGCCGGATGCTGCCCATCGAACGGCTGGGCACCACCATCCAGGCGCATGACGATTTCCTGCTCGTCATCTCTTACAACCCCGGCTATCAGGTGGCGACCAAGGATCTCAAGCCGAGCACGCGGCAACGGTTCATGGCCATCGAGTTCGACTACCCGGCGAGCGACCTCGAGACGCAGATCATCGCGCACGAGGCCGACCTCGACGAGACGCGGGCGGGGCAACTGGCGTTCCTCGGTGAGCAGTTGCGCCGCCTCGGCGAGGCCGGTGTCATCGACGGCCCCGGCACCCGGCTGCTGGTGCATGTCGGTGAGCTCATGGTCAAGGGCATCGCACCGAGGCGCGCCTGTGAGGTGGGCCTGGTGCAGGCACTCAGCGACGATTCCGACGTGCAGCGCGCGATCGTCGACGTGGTCAGCGCGATCTTCCCCGAGTGA